The following nucleotide sequence is from Treponema sp. J25.
CTGTTTATTGATCTTCATCTTTTCAGTCTGGACAGCCTGGACCTTTGCGATTCCCTTATCCTGCTTAAACTTCTGAAGTTCGTTCCAGATCTGGTCAAACTCGGCATCGGTCTTGGCTCGCAAGAGCCGGGGCAGATCTCGGCCCCAGCGCCGGGCTATTTCTTCGGCAATAAGGGCTTCGTCAGAACCGGGGGTAAGCTGGAGATTGTCGTAGGCCGCAAAGGAACGTACATAGGGCCGGGTCCACAGCTGGGGCTGGGCCAGAGCAGGAGAGTACTTGGCTCCCCACTGATCTGCCCAGGGGTTATCCATGAGCATCCAGTAGGTATACTGAACACCATACTTTGTCTCCTGGGCATTCTTGTCAGTCTGATCAAGCTTTTCTATCTCCGGCAACAACTGGGGAACCCCATTTTTCATGGTATAGGTAACATCGGGGATACCAAAATAGGTGTCAAACTGCCCTTCCTCGCTGATTAAGTAAGTTAAGAATTGAATGGCCCGGGCGGGATCCTTACAATTTTTTGAGATAAGGGTGATGGTCCACCCGGAAATTCCTTGTCCCCCCAGGGTATGAGGATCCTTGCGGGAATTCTTTGGTCCATCCACCGCGATGTACACCATGTTGGGATCCCGGTTATACAGGGCCATCTGGGCGGCCTGCATATCCCAGTTTTGATATAAGAGGGCAAAATACCGCCCCTGGGCGGCCTTTTCTTCGATCTGAGAACGTTTATCTACAAAGATATCGGTAACCAAGAGCCCTTCTTCATTGGCCTTGCGGAACATTTTAAGCCAGCGGATGTAGTCCGGATCGGTACTGCGATCGTAGATTTTGCCATCCTTTTCGTAGGGAATAGCCAGGAAGTTCTGGATATACCCCTCGAGGGAAGCATTCCCCACATCGGTAAATTCCTGGAACCCAATCGGAATAAGGGGCTGACCACCCACGGTGGGGAACTTCGCCTTTGCGGCCCGCAGGGCATTCAAGAAGCCCTCGGGGGTGGTCATGTCGGGCTTACCAATGGCTTCGTAGATATCCTTTCGCACCAGGAAGGTCTGATTGCTGGTCAGTTTCCCCTTCAGTTTTTCGTAATCCTGGGGAGTATAGGATGCGTTAGGGTACCCATACACATGCCCATCGGGCTGGCGGTACCAGCCAAGTTTTTGAGGATTGGCTACCTTAAAGAAGTAGGGGTC
It contains:
- a CDS encoding extracellular solute-binding protein; this translates as MVKKLLGTALTLLLVGAVVFAEGSQDKGAPKAGTKTVAGTGSTPGWKLNKDTPITFDWYINFSWFARQWGDSAVSKYITQKTGVNVRFIVPAGNEAEKMNSMIAGNTLPDLITIGWWEGQVPMMIDAGLVLPLDVLAQQYDPYFFKVANPQKLGWYRQPDGHVYGYPNASYTPQDYEKLKGKLTSNQTFLVRKDIYEAIGKPDMTTPEGFLNALRAAKAKFPTVGGQPLIPIGFQEFTDVGNASLEGYIQNFLAIPYEKDGKIYDRSTDPDYIRWLKMFRKANEEGLLVTDIFVDKRSQIEEKAAQGRYFALLYQNWDMQAAQMALYNRDPNMVYIAVDGPKNSRKDPHTLGGQGISGWTITLISKNCKDPARAIQFLTYLISEEGQFDTYFGIPDVTYTMKNGVPQLLPEIEKLDQTDKNAQETKYGVQYTYWMLMDNPWADQWGAKYSPALAQPQLWTRPYVRSFAAYDNLQLTPGSDEALIAEEIARRWGRDLPRLLRAKTDAEFDQIWNELQKFKQDKGIAKVQAVQTEKMKINKQKLGIK